In Geotoga petraea, the genomic stretch TTAACATTTTGGAATTTATTCTTTTTATTCTCTCCTAAAAAATCGAAACTCGTTGTAAATACTATCTTATAGTCTTCTTTACCCAATTGTTGCATTATTTTGTCGTATTCTTCTTTTGAGTTTACATCTTGAAAGTACTTTGTCTCGATATCATTATGAAATTCTTCTTGAACATATCTTCTTCCCAACTCATGTGAGTAAGTCCATGCAGAGTCTTTTATTTTAGTGTTATATATAAAAGCAACTTTCAATTTTTTCCCAGATGGAACAAATATTTTTGAAATATCCCAAATAGATCCACTTTCAGGAGATCTTTCGTCTTCTATTTCTTTTAGTATTACTTTGACCTTGTTTTTCAGCTCTTTGTCTGATGGAGGTAATGTTTTGCCAAACTTTTTCAAATATCTTAAGAAGGCATCAGCTGGAGTTATATCGAGTTTTTCACCGTTAAGGTTGTCAAAGTGTTTTTTAAAAGGGAGAAAATACTCGTTTATGAAATCTTTGTACTTGTTATCTATTAATTCATCGTGTACTTTATGATTTTTTATTATATCGTAGAATTCTTTGAACCTACCCTCTTCTGTAAACCATATCTCAACTAAACCAGTCTTTTTATTGAAATCCAAAAATTCATAATAAAGTCTTATTTCTTTGTTGTTTTCATCCCATTTAGGAATAAGTCTGGTTACTTTGGCACTTATAGAGTAGGCTCCTAAATATTTTAATACGGAAACACGTTTATTTCCTTCAACAACATAGTACCAATTTAAATATTCATATACTTCTATTGGTTCTCTTATTCCCTCATCGTACTGGATTTTTAATAAGTTTATCCATTTTTGAGAAAATTCAGTATTTTCATCAAATAATGGTTTGAAAGTCCTCGAAAAAGATAAAGCTCTGGAATGATAATAAGTTCCCTGGATTTTTTCCAAAGGTAGTTGAATTAAGCCAATTTCTTCTTCTTTAACTATTTCCACATTTTCTATTATATCTTCTAAAGCAGGCAGATAGCTTTCTTTCCCGGTTGATGCATTTAACATAAACTCTCTTCGACCAGCTCTTCTTGCTTTTGCGTATTCTTCAGATAATTTGGTGAAATTGTTCCCTTTGTACATTTTTATCCCCTCACTTAAAAATTACAGTAGTTGTTTTTATCTCTTTTATGTTCTTTATCGAAACCACTTTTTTATTGATTTCATCATATTTTATGAATTTAACAGGTTCAGAATTGATCAAATAAGTTTCTTTTCCTTCTTTTTTTAATAAAAAATCGAATTGTTGAAAAGCGTAGTTTCTATGTAAATGGCCGTATAACCACAATTTTGGTGAATATTTATTGAAAATTTCAGTTAATTTTTCCGAAGGTTGATGGTATCTGTCATATTTTTCGAGAGTATTTTTAATCAGGGGTGGAGTGTGAGATACCATGATGTCTAAGCTATTTTGCCGTTTTAGCAGCATTTTTATGCTCAAATCTCTTTTCAGTTTAGTTACATCTTTTTCTGAAAAGTGGAATGGCGGCTTCCCATATGATAAAGCTCCAGAAAAACCAGCTATACATACATCTTTTTTTATATATTTTTTTACATTAATAATTCCATGATTTAATACAAAAAAACCTTTGTATATTTTGGAAAATTTTTCGTTTTCATCTATATAGGGGTTTTTAAAATATTTTTCATCGTGATTACCATGGATTATGATGTTGAATCTGGCCTTAAACTCATTAGCCATATAATCCATATAACCAGGTGAAAGATCACCACAACCTATTAGTAAATCATAAGTTTTCTTGTCTTTATTTTTTATAGCTTTTTCATCATCAGAAACAGCAACTATATCTATCATGATTTTACCTTCTTTTAATAGGATTGGTTATTTAAATTATATCATGAAAAAACCTCTCGAATAATATCGAGAGGTCGTTTAAAATATATTTTTTAGTTATTATTTATTAAACCAAGCGCTTCTAAAAATCTTTCTGAGACTATTTCCGGTTCAAGTCCTTCTACATCTACAAGATAATTCAAACGAATAATTATATTTTCGTTCAAATATAGAGTCAAAGGATTCAAAATTTCCTTTATTTCAGGATATTCTTCTAATGTTTCTTCTCTTACCAAAGCAGCTGGGTAATATAATGGGAAGAAATTTTTGTCGTCTTCTAAGACTTTTAAATCATGCTTTAGAATTAAGGCATCTGTTGAATAAACCATGGCAACATCTATATTTCCATTTTCCAATGCTGTATAGGTTAATCCAGCTTCCATAGTTTTTACATTATTTTTATCTACATTCATATCATATGTATCTATTACTGCAAATATTCCATCACTTCTTTTGTAGTATTCAGGATTTACGCCAAAAATAACTTTGTTTCCATTGTTTATGTAATCTGATAAATCTGATAAAGAATTAATATTGTTTTCTTGTGCGAATTCGTTTCTAACTGCTAAACCATAAGTGTTGTTAAAATGGATCATATCTAGCCAAACTATGCCGTATTCTTCTTGGTCAATTTTTTTTACCTTGTTGAATAATTCAACTGGGTCATATATTTGTGTATCTTTTTTAAAATAAGCTGCCCAGGCTGTTCCTGTGTATTCTGGATAAATATCTATTTGACCAGTTTCCATACCTTTTCTAATAGGCAAAGAAGATAGTCCGAATCTTTTTTGAACATCAAAACCGTTATCTTCTAAAAGGTCAACGATCATATTAGAGACTATATAGCCTTCTGTGAACATTTTTGAGCCTACAACTACGCTTTTAGAAAAAGCAAAAGAACTCATGATTACCAAAACCAAAATTATTGCTATTAAAGTTTTTTTCATTTTTATCCCTCCCAATTATGATTTTATTTGTCGGTTTAATTACATATATATAATATCATAAAAATAAAATAATTTCTAAAATTAACAAAAAAGAAAAGAAGATCTATTCTTCTATTTTGTTTAGAAATAGAAGATAAACTGAAAAGATGACACTCCAGATGATTAAACTGAAAAAAGTTAGATTTTCTAACATTGGAAGTTTTGTAAAAACTTCAGTCACTGCTATTGTTCCTGTTATTAGTGCTGTAGAGATCACCTCAATAGTTCTATTTTGAAGTAATAAATATAATAAACTTAGAAATATTATGCATCCCATAATTATAGACAAAAATGGCGTTATTAACATTCCTATAGGAGCTAATTGTTCAAAATATATTATTGAAAAGGGCATTATACCGATGAATGAAGCTAAAGGGATCAATACAACTTTTAATTTTTCACTTTTTATCGTTTCGTTGGTTATTAATATCATGAAAGCTGCTGAATAGCTCATTTGAAAACCTACGTTATATATTGAAGAAGGGAGTATTATTAGATTTACAAATCCAATCAAGCCAAGAATGTTGATAGAATAAACATTTATTCCAAGACTTTTGAATAATATTATCCCAACAATTAAACTCACTGCTCTAACAGAACTTGGGCTAAATCCAGTTAATGCAAGATAAGAAACCATTATTAAAGATATTAGGATATTTTTTATTTTGTAATTGAATGGGAATAACAAGTATTTTAAAATCCCAAATATTATAAAAACATGAAATCCAGAAACAGCAAACAGGTGTAACGTTCCCGTTTTTTTAAATGTTTCTTTGTTGGTCAGTCCTCCCATGATTGAACTCATCATTATATCTCTAACCGTATAATCTTCTATGTTTTGATATCTAATTATCGCTTTATCTTTTATTTGCAAAAAAGAGTTATTATCTGACATGGCTACATATTCAGCTTTCAAATAGTTGTTGTTTAAGTAACCATTTATATATACATTATTCCCATTTTTTATTGTTTCAACACTGAATTTATTGTAGTTAAAACTGTATATTTCCCTATGACTCTCCCATCTATCGTTAATATAAATCTTTTCTGATAATACCTTGTAATTACTGTATTTTTTATCTATTATTTTTCCTAAAATGGCAACATCGCCCTGAAAAACAGTATAATTCATCGTTATTAAAGGTATTATTGCCAATAAAAGATAAACAGTTTTCTTTTTGAAAAAAAACATAAAAATAGTAAAAATAATGACCGCAGTGAGAATTCCTGCGGTCAGATTTATTTTGGATATTGTTATCAATAATATACTTGTCAAAAAGATGTATAAAAAAAGTGGTTCTTTTTTATGCATTAAGCACTCCAAGAGCTAAAGAAGCCATTTTTGATTGTGCATCATTTGCCCTGGAAACTACTACTATTGGAGCAGAACAGCCTAAAATAAGACCTGCGATTTTTCCTCCAGCCAAATAAACAGCTGATTTTCCAAGGAAATTACCAGAATGAATGTCAGGTACTAAAAGAATATCTGCCTGTCCAGCTACTTCTCCAGTAACTTTTTTGATTTTTGCAGCGGTCATATCAAGAGCGTTATCTATACCAAGAGGCCCGTCTACAATACAGTCTTTTATTTGCCCTCTTCTGTTCATTTGAGTTAAAATAGCCGCATCTTTAGTTTCTGGCATATCTGGATTAACAACTTCA encodes the following:
- a CDS encoding ComEC/Rec2 family competence protein, which encodes MHKKEPLFLYIFLTSILLITISKINLTAGILTAVIIFTIFMFFFKKKTVYLLLAIIPLITMNYTVFQGDVAILGKIIDKKYSNYKVLSEKIYINDRWESHREIYSFNYNKFSVETIKNGNNVYINGYLNNNYLKAEYVAMSDNNSFLQIKDKAIIRYQNIEDYTVRDIMMSSIMGGLTNKETFKKTGTLHLFAVSGFHVFIIFGILKYLLFPFNYKIKNILISLIMVSYLALTGFSPSSVRAVSLIVGIILFKSLGINVYSINILGLIGFVNLIILPSSIYNVGFQMSYSAAFMILITNETIKSEKLKVVLIPLASFIGIMPFSIIYFEQLAPIGMLITPFLSIIMGCIIFLSLLYLLLQNRTIEVISTALITGTIAVTEVFTKLPMLENLTFFSLIIWSVIFSVYLLFLNKIEE
- a CDS encoding metallophosphoesterase family protein: MIDIVAVSDDEKAIKNKDKKTYDLLIGCGDLSPGYMDYMANEFKARFNIIIHGNHDEKYFKNPYIDENEKFSKIYKGFFVLNHGIINVKKYIKKDVCIAGFSGALSYGKPPFHFSEKDVTKLKRDLSIKMLLKRQNSLDIMVSHTPPLIKNTLEKYDRYHQPSEKLTEIFNKYSPKLWLYGHLHRNYAFQQFDFLLKKEGKETYLINSEPVKFIKYDEINKKVVSIKNIKEIKTTTVIFK
- a CDS encoding glycine betaine ABC transporter substrate-binding protein, coding for MKKTLIAIILVLVIMSSFAFSKSVVVGSKMFTEGYIVSNMIVDLLEDNGFDVQKRFGLSSLPIRKGMETGQIDIYPEYTGTAWAAYFKKDTQIYDPVELFNKVKKIDQEEYGIVWLDMIHFNNTYGLAVRNEFAQENNINSLSDLSDYINNGNKVIFGVNPEYYKRSDGIFAVIDTYDMNVDKNNVKTMEAGLTYTALENGNIDVAMVYSTDALILKHDLKVLEDDKNFFPLYYPAALVREETLEEYPEIKEILNPLTLYLNENIIIRLNYLVDVEGLEPEIVSERFLEALGLINNN
- a CDS encoding BMP family ABC transporter substrate-binding protein, with amino-acid sequence MYKGNNFTKLSEEYAKARRAGRREFMLNASTGKESYLPALEDIIENVEIVKEEEIGLIQLPLEKIQGTYYHSRALSFSRTFKPLFDENTEFSQKWINLLKIQYDEGIREPIEVYEYLNWYYVVEGNKRVSVLKYLGAYSISAKVTRLIPKWDENNKEIRLYYEFLDFNKKTGLVEIWFTEEGRFKEFYDIIKNHKVHDELIDNKYKDFINEYFLPFKKHFDNLNGEKLDITPADAFLRYLKKFGKTLPPSDKELKNKVKVILKEIEDERSPESGSIWDISKIFVPSGKKLKVAFIYNTKIKDSAWTYSHELGRRYVQEEFHNDIETKYFQDVNSKEEYDKIMQQLGKEDYKIVFTTSFDFLGENKKNKFQNVKFVHFSGYNTKENINSYFGRLYEPRYLAGILAGIKTKTNVIGYVAPFGIPEVVMGIDAFALGAKSVNTDAHVEISWTNTWNNREYERKSAEYLINQKNADVLTHHQDSCEVIKVAAENNLYSIGYHYDMSGTYDKVLTSVVWNWGKYYSRIIDDVLQGSNFSFFDLFGGSNEIEKFWGGMKSGIVDIAEMGKDVNPQTKTMIESIKKSIVEELYHPFTGPIKDNKGMLRIERNTQISDENLYNIDWYVDNVDFE